AACGGGTAGATTGTTTGAGATAATCCTTTACGGAAGTAACGGAAATACCCAGGATGTTTGCTACTTCATCATATGATTTTCCTTCGTAGCGGCAGAGCCTGAACACTTCTTTTTTCCGGTCCGGCAGATGGTTCACTGCTTCTTCCACGATGGATAAACGGAAGGTGTATAACTCTTCGCTGATGGGTTCTTCAGGGTAGATGTCTGTGGTGTTGAGGGGTACCTGTTGTCTTTCTTTTTGCTTAAGGTATTTGAGGGATTTGTTGAAACTGGTAACAAACAACCAGCCGGCAACTTTGGCGGGCTGCAGCTTTACACGGTTTTCCCAGAGAGCCAGGAAAACTTCCTGCAGTATATCTTCAGCCGCTTCACGCTGTTTCACGATCTTCCATATATTGGCATACACGGCCTGGTGATATTGATGATATAAGGCATCAAAACCACTCAGATCGATCTGATCTGATAAACATTCTCCAAAATATGGCGTGTCCATTTCGCGGGTAAAACTACAGTGAACCGC
This DNA window, taken from Chitinophaga niabensis, encodes the following:
- a CDS encoding RNA polymerase sigma factor, whose amino-acid sequence is MDTPYFGECLSDQIDLSGFDALYHQYHQAVYANIWKIVKQREAAEDILQEVFLALWENRVKLQPAKVAGWLFVTSFNKSLKYLKQKERQQVPLNTTDIYPEEPISEELYTFRLSIVEEAVNHLPDRKKEVFRLCRYEGKSYDEVANILGISVTSVKDYLKQSTRFIKDYISHHQAEVLATGASLLFFYLS